A portion of the Pseudomonadota bacterium genome contains these proteins:
- a CDS encoding DnaJ domain-containing protein, translating into MIYLIMGLVVLTAFLWLGNALTRISPAKIARHARFGGVAVLVGLAALLMLTGRFHMVSQVMALAGQAMRHRRAFSRAPGFDDVDDATAQGGSSAVKTRYLEMSLDQATGDIDGQFISGPLAGQRLGALDQQTLVSALVGVADDPESVRLLEAYLDRTFAGWREDHDQRTGSRSAGAPDAGGMGEDEAYEILGLEPGAEPDAIRAAHRRLMANIHPDRGGSTYLAAKVNLAKEVLLKLHG; encoded by the coding sequence ATGATCTATCTGATAATGGGGCTTGTCGTTCTGACGGCGTTCTTGTGGCTCGGCAACGCATTGACACGCATCTCGCCTGCTAAGATCGCGCGGCACGCGCGCTTTGGTGGCGTTGCCGTACTCGTTGGGCTTGCGGCGCTGCTGATGCTCACCGGCCGTTTTCACATGGTATCTCAGGTCATGGCACTGGCTGGGCAGGCCATGCGGCACCGACGCGCTTTCTCGCGCGCGCCGGGCTTTGACGATGTCGACGATGCGACCGCGCAGGGCGGCAGTTCTGCCGTTAAGACCCGTTATCTCGAGATGTCGCTCGATCAAGCCACTGGTGACATTGACGGGCAGTTCATTTCCGGGCCGCTTGCCGGTCAACGCCTTGGTGCTCTCGACCAGCAGACGCTGGTCAGCGCGCTTGTCGGTGTCGCGGACGATCCTGAAAGTGTGAGGCTCTTAGAAGCGTACCTTGACCGCACGTTTGCCGGTTGGCGTGAAGACCATGACCAGCGGACGGGTTCGCGGAGCGCTGGCGCGCCGGATGCGGGCGGCATGGGAGAAGACGAGGCCTATGAGATCCTTGGCCTTGAGCCGGGTGCCGAGCCCGACGCCATTCGTGCGGCGCACAGGCGCTTGATGGCCAACATTCATCCCGACAGAGGTGGATCGACCTATCTTGCTGCGAAGGTCAATCTCGCCAAAGAAGTTCTTCTGAAGCTTCATGGCTAA
- a CDS encoding D-alanyl-D-alanine carboxypeptidase gives MCVGVAVFFGSFVGPSTAQANPRYAALVVDARNGDVLFSRHADAPRFPASLTKVMTLYVAFEELQAGRISPSDRMNVSSHAQAQPPSELGLRAGQTITVRDAMLALVTKSANDAAAVLAEHISGSERAFARRMTETARNIGMRSTTFRNASGLPNREQRTTARDMVLMGRAIHQRFPQRYQMFSTQRFTYRGRTYRNHNRLLGSVRGVDGIKTGYIRASGFNLLSSVQDRGRHLVAVVMGGRTGASRNAHMRDLIARHLPRASTGPRTSVIAIRREPFQVPSPVPHPASLPTVATAYAALPAPAPAPVPVPAGTPTIPGVPGTVAAQLAPPLPRAEVASLSPAQTASAMSTFEPTQAQVDQPGSLQLGSVPISGWTIQIGAVPTQEGAVGLLMRARDATSLLNQRSPYTQTVQANGTTLWRARFGGFIEREIAQAACSALEAQDFACIAVRPDR, from the coding sequence ATGTGTGTTGGTGTCGCCGTTTTTTTCGGGTCGTTCGTCGGCCCTTCCACAGCACAGGCAAATCCCCGATATGCAGCGCTCGTCGTCGATGCGCGCAACGGCGATGTGCTGTTTTCCCGTCATGCTGATGCCCCGCGCTTCCCTGCGTCCTTGACGAAGGTGATGACGCTCTATGTGGCGTTCGAAGAACTTCAGGCTGGTCGGATTTCGCCCTCTGACCGGATGAATGTTTCCAGCCATGCGCAGGCACAGCCGCCCTCGGAACTTGGATTGCGCGCCGGCCAGACAATCACGGTTCGTGACGCCATGCTGGCACTCGTCACAAAATCTGCAAATGATGCAGCCGCTGTTTTGGCGGAACACATTTCCGGTTCCGAGCGCGCATTTGCTCGCCGCATGACGGAAACAGCGCGCAATATCGGTATGCGGTCCACGACATTCCGGAACGCTTCTGGTCTGCCGAATCGTGAGCAGCGCACCACAGCTCGGGATATGGTCCTGATGGGCCGCGCGATCCATCAACGCTTCCCACAGCGTTACCAGATGTTTTCCACGCAACGCTTCACGTATCGCGGACGCACCTACCGCAACCACAATCGGTTGCTGGGCTCCGTACGCGGTGTCGACGGCATCAAAACGGGTTACATCCGCGCATCGGGCTTCAACCTGCTGAGCTCGGTTCAGGATCGCGGTCGCCATCTGGTTGCCGTTGTCATGGGTGGGCGGACGGGTGCAAGCCGCAACGCCCACATGCGGGACCTGATCGCCAGGCACTTACCGCGCGCTTCAACGGGTCCTCGAACCTCTGTGATCGCGATCCGGCGGGAACCCTTCCAGGTGCCCTCACCCGTGCCGCATCCCGCGTCCCTCCCGACCGTAGCCACAGCCTATGCCGCACTTCCGGCCCCCGCGCCTGCGCCGGTACCGGTGCCGGCTGGAACACCGACGATCCCTGGCGTTCCAGGAACCGTCGCTGCGCAACTGGCACCACCGCTTCCCAGGGCCGAAGTAGCGAGCCTGTCGCCGGCGCAAACGGCGAGCGCGATGAGTACGTTTGAGCCAACCCAAGCTCAAGTCGATCAGCCGGGATCCCTGCAATTGGGTTCAGTGCCGATATCCGGCTGGACGATTCAAATTGGCGCCGTTCCAACCCAGGAGGGTGCTGTCGGGCTTTTGATGCGGGCCAGAGACGCGACGAGTCTGCTGAACCAGCGATCACCCTACACGCAGACCGTCCAGGCGAATGGCACAACGCTTTGGCGGGCCAGGTTCGGCGGTTTCATTGAAAGAGAGATTGCTCAAGCAGCTTGCAGCGCGCTCGAAGCGCAAGATTTTGCCTGCATTGCCGTCCGCCCCGATCGGTAG
- the clpA gene encoding ATP-dependent Clp protease ATP-binding subunit ClpA: MPTFSRSLEKALHRALAGANERHHEYATLEHLLLALLEDEDALGVMQACSVDVGMLREAVADYVDHELVDLVSDDGDEAKPTAGFQRVIQRAVIHVQSSGRDEVTGANVLVAIFAERESHAAYFLQEQDMTRYDAVNYISHGIAKRPGASESRSPRGSEDEMSDDGDGQDAKKTEALEAYCVNLNDKAQDGKIDPLIGRAKEIQRTVQVLCRRQKNNPLLVGDPGVGKTAIAEGLAKRIVDGDVPEVLSDATVFSLDMGVLLAGTRYRGDFEERLKQVIKEIEAYPGAIMFIDEIHTVIGAGATSGGAMDASNLLKPALASGSLRCIGSTTYKEYRQFFEKDRALVRRFQKIDVTEPTVPDAIQILKGLKPYFEDYHNVRYTNDAIKTAVELSARYINDRKLPDKAIDVIDETGASQQLVPEARRRKTIGVKEVENAIALMARIPPKNVTKDDAAVIQGLEDSLKRVVFGQDAAITALSAAIKLARAGLREPEKPIGNYLFSGPTGVGKTEVAKSLANLLGVELLRFDMSEYMERHAVSRLIGAPPGYVGFDQGGLLTDGVDQHPYCVLLLDEIEKAHPDLFNVLLQVMDHGKLTDSNGKEVDFRNVIIIMTTNAGAADLAKPAIGFKSSRREGEDMEAINRLFAPEFRNRLDAIIQFGHLPQEVVFRVVDKFVLQLETQLSDRNVVIELTDKAREWLAIEGYDEHMGARPLGRVIQEHIKKPLADEVLFGKLVKGGVVRVELDQNEKGKTVGLKLEAVAEVAKPKREVPAKPKRKPAAKKKTAAKATAKATSAKSTNRKKPGGSGGARSAVPKVPLKT; this comes from the coding sequence GTGCCAACCTTTTCCCGCAGTCTTGAAAAAGCCCTTCATCGCGCTCTTGCTGGCGCCAACGAGCGTCACCACGAGTACGCAACGCTGGAGCATTTGCTTCTGGCGCTGCTTGAGGATGAGGACGCCCTTGGCGTGATGCAGGCCTGCAGCGTCGATGTGGGCATGCTGCGCGAAGCTGTCGCGGACTACGTGGACCACGAGCTTGTTGATCTGGTTTCCGATGATGGCGACGAGGCAAAACCGACCGCGGGTTTCCAGCGCGTTATTCAGCGGGCCGTCATTCATGTGCAGTCATCCGGCCGCGATGAAGTGACCGGGGCGAATGTCCTGGTTGCTATCTTCGCGGAACGCGAAAGCCACGCAGCCTACTTCCTGCAAGAGCAGGACATGACCCGCTACGACGCGGTCAACTACATTTCTCACGGCATCGCAAAGCGGCCTGGTGCGTCGGAGAGCCGTTCACCGCGCGGATCCGAGGACGAGATGAGCGACGATGGTGACGGGCAGGATGCGAAGAAAACAGAGGCCCTTGAAGCCTACTGCGTCAACCTCAACGATAAGGCACAGGACGGCAAGATTGATCCGTTAATCGGGCGTGCCAAGGAGATTCAGCGGACGGTTCAAGTGCTGTGTCGCCGGCAAAAGAACAACCCGCTGCTGGTTGGCGACCCGGGCGTCGGCAAGACGGCCATTGCTGAAGGGCTCGCCAAGCGCATTGTCGATGGTGATGTCCCGGAGGTGCTTTCCGATGCCACGGTTTTCTCACTCGATATGGGTGTCCTGCTGGCAGGCACGCGCTACCGCGGTGACTTCGAAGAGCGTCTCAAGCAGGTGATCAAGGAGATCGAGGCCTATCCCGGCGCGATCATGTTCATCGATGAAATTCATACCGTGATCGGTGCGGGCGCCACCTCTGGCGGCGCGATGGATGCGTCGAACCTCCTGAAACCGGCTCTCGCGTCTGGTTCTCTGCGCTGCATCGGCTCAACGACCTACAAGGAGTATCGCCAGTTTTTCGAGAAGGATCGTGCGCTTGTCCGCCGCTTCCAGAAAATCGACGTGACCGAGCCGACGGTTCCGGACGCCATCCAGATCCTCAAGGGCCTCAAGCCCTATTTCGAGGACTATCACAACGTCCGCTACACGAACGATGCGATCAAAACGGCGGTGGAACTGTCCGCTCGTTACATCAACGATCGCAAGCTGCCCGATAAGGCCATTGACGTCATCGATGAGACCGGTGCGTCACAGCAGCTTGTTCCCGAGGCGCGTCGGCGCAAGACGATCGGCGTGAAGGAAGTCGAGAACGCGATTGCCTTGATGGCGCGGATTCCGCCGAAAAACGTGACCAAGGATGATGCAGCCGTCATTCAGGGACTGGAGGACAGCCTCAAGCGCGTTGTCTTCGGGCAGGATGCTGCGATTACTGCTTTGTCTGCCGCGATCAAGCTGGCTCGCGCGGGCCTTCGTGAGCCTGAAAAGCCGATTGGCAATTATCTGTTTTCCGGGCCCACCGGTGTCGGCAAAACGGAGGTCGCCAAGTCGCTCGCCAACCTGTTGGGCGTTGAGCTTCTGCGATTTGATATGTCCGAATACATGGAGCGCCACGCCGTCTCGCGGCTGATTGGTGCGCCTCCGGGCTATGTCGGCTTCGATCAGGGCGGGCTTCTGACCGATGGCGTCGACCAGCATCCTTACTGCGTGCTGCTTCTCGACGAGATCGAGAAGGCGCACCCGGATCTGTTCAACGTCCTGCTGCAGGTCATGGACCACGGCAAGCTGACCGACTCAAACGGCAAGGAAGTCGATTTCCGGAATGTCATCATCATCATGACGACAAACGCCGGCGCGGCCGATCTCGCCAAGCCTGCCATCGGGTTCAAGTCCTCACGCCGCGAAGGCGAGGACATGGAAGCGATCAACCGGCTGTTTGCACCGGAGTTCCGCAACCGGTTGGACGCGATCATCCAGTTCGGCCACCTGCCGCAAGAGGTGGTTTTCCGGGTCGTCGACAAGTTCGTTCTGCAGCTCGAAACGCAGCTGTCCGACCGCAATGTCGTCATTGAACTGACCGATAAGGCCCGAGAATGGCTCGCCATCGAAGGTTATGATGAGCACATGGGTGCCAGACCGCTCGGCAGGGTTATCCAGGAGCACATCAAGAAGCCGCTGGCGGACGAAGTGCTGTTCGGCAAACTTGTCAAGGGCGGCGTCGTTCGCGTCGAACTGGATCAGAACGAGAAGGGCAAGACGGTCGGCCTAAAGCTTGAGGCGGTTGCCGAAGTAGCCAAGCCGAAGCGGGAAGTGCCCGCCAAGCCCAAGCGTAAGCCGGCTGCGAAAAAGAAGACGGCTGCGAAGGCAACGGCGAAAGCCACGAGTGCCAAGAGCACCAACCGAAAGAAGCCGGGCGGGTCGGGCGGTGCGCGCAGCGCGGTGCCGAAAGTTCCGCTGAAGACCTAA
- a CDS encoding DUF1489 family protein, producing the protein MGNLHLIKLCVGAESFDDHKRWIDTMLAAKRQRGIEAEQRHTTRMVPKRTAELLDGGSLYWVIKGQVQARQAIIDIRPFEDIDGINRCHLVLEPNLIATRPQPRRPFQGWRYLKADDAPADWADRPESMDDLPPQMRRDLADLGLL; encoded by the coding sequence ATGGGGAATCTCCATCTGATCAAGCTGTGCGTCGGCGCCGAGTCATTTGATGACCATAAACGGTGGATCGATACGATGCTGGCGGCAAAACGGCAGCGCGGTATCGAAGCCGAGCAGCGCCACACGACGCGCATGGTGCCCAAAAGGACTGCCGAGCTGCTCGATGGAGGATCGCTCTATTGGGTGATCAAAGGGCAGGTGCAGGCTCGGCAGGCGATCATCGATATTCGACCGTTTGAAGATATCGACGGCATCAACCGTTGCCATCTGGTGCTTGAACCAAATCTGATTGCAACGCGACCGCAGCCGCGCCGGCCATTTCAAGGCTGGCGATATCTCAAGGCGGACGACGCGCCAGCCGACTGGGCCGATAGGCCCGAGAGCATGGATGACCTGCCGCCACAGATGCGCCGCGATTTGGCTGATTTGGGCCTGTTGTAG
- a CDS encoding metalloregulator ArsR/SmtB family transcription factor: MNDQAPIASSTFDDDPLQINTGLTAQYLKLIANERRLMILCLLAAKGEATVSFLSQSVSLGQSAMSQHLARLRADNLVEFRKEGQMAFYRIADQRVEELLLRLGEIFT, translated from the coding sequence ATGAATGATCAAGCACCAATCGCTTCGTCCACTTTTGACGACGATCCGCTGCAGATTAACACCGGCCTCACGGCTCAATATCTCAAACTGATCGCAAACGAACGGCGCTTGATGATCCTCTGCCTTTTGGCTGCAAAGGGGGAAGCGACCGTTTCGTTCCTGTCGCAATCGGTCAGCTTGGGTCAGTCGGCGATGTCGCAGCATCTGGCCCGTTTACGGGCGGATAATCTTGTGGAATTCCGCAAGGAAGGACAGATGGCGTTCTATCGGATCGCAGATCAACGCGTAGAGGAGCTGCTGCTTCGTTTGGGTGAGATTTTCACTTAA
- a CDS encoding HIT family protein codes for MPSPIKAMIQSPPYDPANIFAKILAGEIPSQTIFEDEHTKVIMDVMPQADGHALVIPKAPSRNLLDADPASLGHIMAVAQKIAIASLSAFDADGVTVQQFNEAAGGQSVFHLHVHVIPRHEGVTLRGHAGGMADPDLLAEHAERYRSVLG; via the coding sequence ATGCCCAGCCCCATCAAAGCGATGATACAGTCTCCACCCTATGATCCGGCGAATATCTTCGCCAAGATCCTGGCAGGAGAAATCCCAAGTCAGACCATCTTTGAAGATGAGCATACGAAGGTCATCATGGATGTGATGCCGCAAGCTGATGGGCACGCGCTGGTTATTCCTAAGGCACCATCACGCAATCTTCTTGACGCAGACCCCGCGAGCCTCGGTCACATCATGGCAGTTGCGCAAAAAATCGCGATCGCATCGCTCAGCGCCTTTGACGCGGATGGCGTCACGGTCCAGCAATTCAACGAGGCTGCGGGCGGGCAGTCCGTTTTTCACCTGCACGTCCATGTCATCCCGCGGCATGAGGGCGTGACATTGCGTGGCCACGCTGGCGGAATGGCGGATCCGGATTTGCTGGCGGAGCACGCCGAGCGCTATCGCAGTGTCCTTGGCTAA
- a CDS encoding VWA domain-containing protein produces the protein MFALDATMSRERTWDTALHIQAQMFHEADSINGLAMKLIYFRGFDECRASAWKTDGKSLAQSMAKIQTLGGHTQIARVLGFARKEVGKGPVPALVYIGDAVEESPDKLSDLAGQLGLLGCKLFMFHEGSDRLAAQTFRSMAKASGGGYFHFDERSAETLSGLLRAVARYASGGRKALESGSTRENRLLLEQMR, from the coding sequence TTGTTTGCGCTTGATGCCACCATGTCGCGCGAGCGCACGTGGGACACCGCCCTGCACATCCAGGCGCAGATGTTCCACGAGGCTGATTCGATCAACGGGTTGGCGATGAAGCTGATTTATTTCCGTGGCTTTGATGAGTGCCGCGCTTCGGCGTGGAAGACCGACGGCAAATCGTTGGCGCAATCCATGGCAAAAATTCAGACACTTGGTGGTCATACCCAGATCGCCAGGGTGCTTGGCTTTGCGCGCAAGGAAGTGGGAAAGGGGCCGGTGCCGGCGCTGGTCTACATTGGCGATGCGGTGGAGGAGAGCCCCGACAAGCTCTCTGATCTGGCGGGACAGCTGGGTCTTTTGGGGTGCAAACTGTTCATGTTCCACGAGGGTTCGGACCGGCTGGCGGCGCAAACCTTCCGATCGATGGCCAAAGCGTCCGGCGGCGGCTACTTCCACTTCGACGAACGGTCCGCCGAGACCCTGTCAGGTTTGTTGCGGGCAGTTGCGCGTTACGCATCGGGCGGGCGCAAGGCGCTGGAAAGTGGCAGTACGCGTGAAAACCGCCTCCTGCTGGAGCAGATGCGATGA
- the clpS gene encoding ATP-dependent Clp protease adapter ClpS — protein MLLLNSELAFNRDARALSGRAAKVTAAFPDDPDNGRDDNVGDNGTAVITRTKPKVKRPHLYRVLLLNDDYTPMEFVVHVLERFFRKSREEATQIMLHVHQNGVGECGVYTYEVAETKVTQVMDFARQHQHPLQCVMEKK, from the coding sequence ATGCTCTTGCTGAACTCAGAACTAGCTTTCAACCGTGATGCTCGCGCCCTCTCTGGGCGCGCTGCAAAGGTCACAGCGGCCTTCCCCGATGATCCCGACAACGGTCGCGACGATAATGTTGGTGACAACGGAACCGCTGTCATCACACGGACAAAGCCCAAGGTTAAACGCCCGCATCTGTACCGCGTGTTGCTGCTGAACGATGATTACACGCCCATGGAATTCGTCGTGCATGTCCTCGAGCGGTTTTTCCGCAAAAGCCGAGAAGAAGCGACTCAGATCATGTTGCACGTTCACCAGAACGGTGTCGGTGAATGCGGCGTCTACACGTACGAGGTTGCCGAAACGAAGGTCACCCAAGTGATGGATTTCGCTCGGCAACATCAACATCCCCTCCAATGCGTCATGGAAAAAAAGTGA
- the panC gene encoding pantoate--beta-alanine ligase, producing the protein MHVVRTVQELRAVQAELRNHKRTSCLVPTMGALHTGHLSLVTYAREHADEAIATLFVNPTQFGPNEDLDRYPRQEAKDLATFEDNGVHAVFVPTVQEIYGPGDATTVSMAGPALGLEADHRPHFFSGVATVVSRLLLAALSDMAVFGEKDYQQLQVIRRMVADLNIPTIIHGAPTVREPDGLALSSRNAYLSADERAIAPMLHATLQRVRERLQSGEDVDRALTEGLERLTSAGFKPDYLSARDGETLGPLKQVARGRLLAAAWLGTTRLIDNVALA; encoded by the coding sequence ATGCATGTTGTTCGAACCGTTCAGGAGTTGCGCGCGGTGCAGGCCGAGTTGCGCAACCACAAGCGCACCAGTTGCCTCGTCCCAACAATGGGTGCGCTCCACACCGGCCATCTGTCGCTGGTTACTTACGCCCGCGAACACGCCGACGAAGCCATCGCTACGCTGTTTGTGAATCCGACACAATTTGGCCCCAACGAGGACCTCGATCGGTATCCGAGGCAAGAAGCCAAAGACCTTGCCACTTTCGAAGACAATGGCGTTCACGCGGTCTTCGTACCAACCGTGCAGGAGATTTACGGTCCCGGTGATGCGACGACGGTCTCGATGGCTGGACCTGCATTGGGTCTCGAAGCGGATCACCGCCCCCACTTCTTCTCCGGTGTCGCAACGGTGGTCAGTAGGCTCCTTCTAGCTGCCCTAAGCGACATGGCGGTCTTCGGAGAGAAAGATTATCAGCAGCTACAGGTGATCAGACGCATGGTTGCCGATTTAAACATCCCGACCATTATCCACGGCGCGCCGACCGTCCGGGAGCCCGATGGTTTGGCCTTGTCGTCCCGCAACGCCTACCTGTCCGCCGACGAACGGGCCATTGCCCCAATGCTCCACGCAACGCTGCAAAGGGTCCGTGAGCGGCTGCAGTCCGGCGAGGATGTTGACAGGGCGCTGACCGAGGGACTGGAAAGGCTTACAAGTGCGGGGTTCAAGCCCGATTATCTTTCAGCACGCGACGGCGAGACACTGGGGCCGCTTAAACAGGTGGCGCGTGGACGGCTCCTTGCAGCGGCGTGGCTTGGAACGACGCGACTGATCGACAATGTCGCCTTGGCTTAG
- a CDS encoding GNAT family N-acetyltransferase, translating to MTAPLENRTIETVESLADIGEEAWGGLEGSRSSDADFNPFVSYAFLSALEDSRSAISETGWIGSHIVLKNEDGAVDGVMPAYLKLHSQGEYVFDHAWADAFERAGGRYYPKLQSSIPFTPASAPKLLSARRADKARVGALLAHGGKAVAEKLNLSSAHITFVDEAERSVLEDAGYMVRHDQQFHWANDGYDSFSAFEDALASRKRKQLRRERREALENGIEIEWVTGSDLTEAHWDAFWVFYQDTGMRKWGRPYLTRSFFSLIGERLPDHTVLILAKRDGNYIAGALNFIGGDTIFGRHWGCTEHHRFLHFEVCYYQAIDYAIQHGLSRVEAGAQGAHKLARGYAPVVTTSMHYIPHEGFRRAVADYLEHEREQVLFDADYLERRTPFKSG from the coding sequence ATGACGGCGCCGCTTGAAAATCGCACCATCGAAACCGTCGAGTCGCTCGCGGACATCGGCGAAGAGGCATGGGGCGGTCTGGAAGGCTCGCGATCATCGGACGCCGACTTTAACCCATTCGTTTCCTACGCCTTCCTTTCCGCGCTGGAAGACTCGCGCTCGGCCATTTCCGAGACGGGCTGGATTGGTTCGCACATCGTCTTGAAAAACGAAGATGGCGCGGTGGACGGTGTCATGCCGGCCTATCTCAAGCTTCATAGCCAGGGCGAATACGTGTTTGACCATGCCTGGGCCGATGCATTCGAGCGGGCCGGCGGGCGGTATTACCCGAAGCTCCAGTCATCGATCCCGTTTACGCCAGCGAGCGCTCCAAAATTACTGAGCGCAAGACGAGCCGACAAGGCCCGCGTTGGGGCCTTGCTCGCTCATGGAGGCAAGGCCGTTGCCGAAAAGCTGAATTTGTCATCAGCCCATATCACCTTTGTGGATGAGGCGGAGCGATCCGTCCTTGAAGACGCCGGTTACATGGTTCGACACGACCAGCAGTTTCATTGGGCAAACGATGGCTATGACAGCTTCAGCGCCTTTGAAGACGCTCTAGCATCGCGCAAGCGCAAGCAGTTGCGGCGCGAACGGCGTGAAGCGCTGGAAAACGGCATCGAGATCGAGTGGGTTACGGGCTCAGATCTGACCGAAGCGCATTGGGACGCATTCTGGGTGTTTTATCAGGACACCGGCATGCGCAAATGGGGCCGGCCGTACCTGACCCGCAGCTTCTTTTCGTTGATCGGCGAGCGTCTGCCGGACCACACGGTTCTGATTCTTGCCAAGCGCGATGGGAACTACATCGCCGGCGCACTCAACTTCATCGGCGGGGACACCATCTTTGGCCGCCATTGGGGATGCACCGAGCATCACCGCTTTCTGCATTTCGAGGTCTGCTACTATCAGGCGATCGATTACGCCATTCAGCACGGCCTGTCTCGGGTCGAAGCAGGCGCTCAAGGTGCCCATAAGCTCGCCCGAGGCTATGCACCCGTTGTGACAACCTCGATGCACTACATCCCCCATGAAGGCTTCCGGCGCGCAGTGGCCGACTATCTCGAACACGAGCGGGAACAGGTGTTGTTCGACGCTGACTATCTTGAACGGCGCACACCGTTTAAGTCAGGCTGA
- a CDS encoding phasin family protein, whose protein sequence is MMNTFEDIQKAGKDNMELATESMTAVSKGMQALAMETQDYSKKAMETGSAAMEQLLAAKSLDKAVEVQSDYLKSAYEAFVGQATKVNEMIVDIAKESYKPYEGMLAKVGK, encoded by the coding sequence ATGATGAACACATTTGAAGACATTCAAAAAGCCGGCAAGGACAATATGGAACTCGCCACCGAATCGATGACAGCCGTTTCCAAGGGCATGCAGGCCCTGGCAATGGAAACCCAGGACTATTCGAAGAAGGCTATGGAAACCGGCTCAGCTGCGATGGAACAGCTGCTGGCGGCCAAGTCCCTCGACAAAGCTGTTGAGGTTCAGTCCGATTATCTCAAGTCTGCTTACGAAGCGTTTGTTGGCCAGGCTACTAAGGTCAACGAAATGATCGTCGACATCGCCAAAGAGTCTTACAAGCCTTACGAAGGCATGCTTGCCAAGGTTGGCAAATAA
- a CDS encoding isoprenylcysteine carboxylmethyltransferase family protein encodes MTPWDIKDRPNLFPWPPVLLGIAILGGFALGQLAPIAVASSPTSQAIGFVMIACALGLDVWASLTFRKARTTILPHRGTDTIVTAGPFAYSRNPIYLGNLLILGGIGLLVGSVWHIALVAPLGIAINRLAIAREEAHLAAKFPEQWNAYAQRVRRWV; translated from the coding sequence ATGACCCCTTGGGACATCAAAGATCGGCCCAATCTATTTCCTTGGCCGCCGGTCTTGCTTGGGATCGCCATACTGGGCGGGTTTGCACTCGGACAGTTGGCGCCTATCGCCGTCGCATCGAGCCCGACAAGTCAGGCAATAGGCTTTGTCATGATCGCCTGTGCTTTAGGGCTGGACGTCTGGGCTTCTCTAACCTTCCGAAAGGCCAGAACGACGATCTTGCCGCACCGCGGGACGGACACGATCGTCACAGCCGGTCCATTCGCTTACTCACGCAACCCGATCTACCTTGGCAATCTATTGATTCTTGGCGGAATCGGGCTGTTGGTGGGTTCGGTCTGGCACATCGCACTCGTCGCGCCGCTCGGCATTGCAATCAACCGGCTCGCGATTGCCCGCGAAGAAGCGCATCTCGCTGCCAAATTCCCTGAACAGTGGAACGCTTATGCGCAGCGCGTGCGGCGTTGGGTCTGA